From one Vicingaceae bacterium genomic stretch:
- the secE gene encoding protein translocase subunit SecE produces the protein MSKIGKYINEAYDELVNKVSWPTWTELQSSAIVVLIASVIIALIVAVMDLASKNLMEFIYSIF, from the coding sequence ATGTCAAAGATTGGAAAATATATCAATGAGGCCTATGATGAATTGGTAAATAAAGTATCATGGCCTACATGGACAGAACTTCAAAGCAGCGCTATAGTAGTTTTGATAGCTTCAGTGATTATAGCTTTGATTGTCGCAGTAATGGATTTAGCATCCAAAAATCTGATGGAATTTATTTATAGTATATTTTAA
- the tuf gene encoding elongation factor Tu, translating to MAKETFQRTKPHVNIGTIGHVDHGKTTLTAAITKVLAKHGLAQERDFSSIDNAPEEKERGITINTSHVEYETKNRHYAHVDCPGHADYVKNMVTGAAQMDGAILVVAATDGPMPQTREHILLARQVGVPKIVVFMNKVDMVDDPELLDLVEMEIRELLNFYEFDGDNTPIIRGSALGALNGEEKWVKTVEELMDAVDNWIPIPPRDIDKPFLMPVEDVFTITGRGTVATGRIETGVITVGEEVEIVGMREQSMKSTVTGVEMFRKILDRGEAGDNVGLLLRGIEKKDIWRGMVIAKPGTITPHTEFKAEVYVLKKEEGGRHTPFQNKYRPQFYLRTTDVTGEIYLEDGREMAMPGDNLTIRVKLIVPVALNKGLRFAIREGGRTVGAGQITEIIQ from the coding sequence ATGGCAAAGGAAACTTTTCAAAGAACCAAGCCGCACGTTAACATTGGAACCATTGGTCACGTTGACCATGGTAAAACTACTTTGACTGCGGCTATTACTAAAGTATTGGCTAAACATGGTTTAGCACAAGAAAGAGATTTCTCCAGTATTGACAATGCTCCGGAGGAAAAGGAAAGAGGTATCACCATCAACACCTCTCATGTGGAGTATGAAACAAAAAACCGTCACTATGCACACGTTGACTGTCCCGGACACGCTGACTATGTGAAAAACATGGTTACCGGTGCAGCTCAGATGGACGGTGCAATTTTGGTGGTTGCTGCCACTGATGGTCCTATGCCTCAAACCAGAGAGCACATCCTTTTGGCTCGTCAGGTTGGCGTACCTAAAATTGTTGTTTTTATGAACAAAGTAGACATGGTTGACGACCCTGAATTGCTCGACCTTGTTGAAATGGAAATCAGAGAGTTATTGAATTTCTATGAATTTGACGGAGACAACACGCCAATCATCAGAGGTTCTGCACTTGGTGCATTAAACGGTGAAGAAAAATGGGTTAAAACTGTTGAGGAATTGATGGATGCAGTGGATAACTGGATACCAATTCCTCCCCGCGACATTGACAAGCCCTTCTTGATGCCTGTTGAGGATGTATTCACCATCACAGGTCGTGGTACCGTAGCTACCGGTAGAATTGAAACAGGTGTTATTACCGTGGGTGAAGAGGTTGAGATCGTAGGAATGAGAGAACAAAGCATGAAGAGTACGGTTACCGGAGTGGAAATGTTCCGTAAAATTTTGGACAGAGGAGAGGCCGGTGACAACGTTGGTTTGTTGTTGCGTGGTATCGAGAAAAAAGACATCTGGAGAGGTATGGTAATTGCAAAACCCGGTACCATCACACCTCATACAGAATTCAAAGCTGAAGTGTATGTATTGAAAAAAGAAGAAGGTGGTCGTCACACTCCATTCCAAAATAAATATCGTCCTCAATTCTATTTAAGAACCACAGACGTTACCGGTGAAATTTATTTGGAAGATGGTCGTGAAATGGCAATGCCCGGCGACAATCTGACTATCAGAGTTAAGTTGATTGTGCCAGTTGCTTTGAATAAAGGTTTGAGATTTGCAATCCGTGAAGGTGGAAGAACCGTGGGTGCTGGTCAAATAACTGAAATTATACAATAA
- the acpH gene encoding acyl carrier protein phosphodiesterase gives MNYLGHFYLSFLLDNNPLFTTGVFMADDIKGKKILDNFPEKIRDGIIFHRICDTYIDNHSMTNEALETLRPILSKWAPVAIDIYWDHFLASNFSFLTGLNLTSFSKDRLNHVLENFSFLPLVSKKRWFYLYSENLPVAYADLTMMEMVFKRMHKRIKLDNKLNLAYEVLMENYEFLENLSLEFWKSSIDYFLGK, from the coding sequence ATGAATTATTTAGGTCATTTTTATTTGTCTTTTCTTCTCGATAATAATCCGTTATTTACTACCGGTGTCTTTATGGCTGATGATATTAAAGGGAAAAAAATTCTGGACAATTTTCCGGAGAAAATTAGGGATGGAATAATTTTTCACCGAATTTGTGATACTTACATTGACAATCATTCTATGACAAACGAAGCATTGGAAACTTTGAGGCCAATTTTATCCAAATGGGCGCCGGTGGCTATTGATATTTATTGGGATCATTTTTTGGCCAGTAATTTTTCTTTTTTAACCGGTTTAAATTTAACATCTTTCTCTAAAGATAGATTGAATCATGTTTTAGAAAACTTTAGTTTTTTACCATTAGTTTCAAAAAAACGCTGGTTTTATTTATATTCTGAAAATTTGCCGGTCGCTTATGCAGATTTGACAATGATGGAAATGGTTTTTAAAAGAATGCACAAAAGAATAAAATTGGATAACAAACTAAATTTGGCCTATGAGGTTTTAATGGAAAATTATGAATTTTTAGAAAATTTGTCTTTGGAGTTTTGGAAATCATCAATAGATTATTTTTTGGGGAAATAA